The sequence CACACAggcaatatatatataatatgaTACGAAGCAGCTTACCCGTCCGTTAGCAGATTTCGCGCAAGAACCGAAATGCGTAGTAAAGGGCATCGAGCACAGAGCACACGGAACGCACAGAGAGGCCACATGATACCTCAGAACACAGCTACTGGCGTATACCAGACGTTACAAAACGTCGAGTGGGGCCACCCAAGCAAGAACGAACAGAACAGAAGAGACCGTTGCATTAGTGTCTCCTACTTCGGTTGCAATGGAGTCCACGTTGAACCTCAGCGTGATTTATGTCCATCAAGAGACCCGAACAAATGCAAACAAGAACGATATTTCACTCAACAACAACACTCTCTTACACGAATCCTTCTTATATACCCACGGTAACAAGAATATAGAACATGTTGAGTGCTTGCCCTTCTTCACACTTGGAAATCGTAAAGATAACACAACCGAAGTGTGTTCGCATACACTGAAATTACATCGATTGCACCGTACGTGTGTGTGTGCTGGGTTGGCACATTAGTAATTGTTGAAACATGGTCAGTTACGATTAGTAAGACAAGAGGAAGTTTATATATTGCATAGGAATACACAAGACAAGAACTGGTTgatatcaatataattCTCCTTGTAAAGAATAATGGATAGCTTCCGTCTTCCCTCGAGTTAAgatacaatatatataaacatgCATATCCatacatacacatataCATGTTGATATTATACCTATATAGCTACCACCAAAGTAATATGTCATTTGGGCTGGGAAGTTCAATCACTTCAGATGTTAAGCACTTGATGTTATAGGATATCTACCATTTGTATGTTCGTGTGTTTTTCAGGTTCAAtttatacaaaaattaatcTCGCTCTTCGTTACTCTCTATTTGTTATTTCTGTTTCTGATATgtattttgtatatttattatctttaaatttcattttgatATGATGTATACTCTTACTCTCTCTTGTCTTGCtataatttattgtatcattcctatatatattttttcaacatacaaattaatgaatggttttttccattttgttttgttatAATAAACTCTAGGTTATTACTCTTGTTCTTAAATGTTTTAATGTATaactatatatacatatagTTATAGTATCGAATCTAATATTTGTGTATACATCAGTGTGCTACATCAAGTTAAGATATCACGTATACATACAGGAAACGCTAACACACGTTATCTATTGCAGATGTCCCAAATCgctaattcttcttcatgGACAAGTTTTTTGAAGTCTATTTCATCATTCAATGGTGACATTTCTTCATTGACTGCTCCTCCTTTCATTTTGTCTCCAACTTCGTTGTCTGAATTCTCGCAATACTGGGCTGAACATCCTGATTTATTCTTGGAACCTTCATTCATCAACAATGACAACTTCAAGGACTTGTTCAAGGACGTTGATCCAGAAATTGAATCCCCAGAAGTCGCAAGAATGTTATCTGTTACAAAATGGTTTATTTCGACATTGAAGTCACAATACTGTTCAAGGAATGAATCAATGGGTTCTGAGAAAAAACCATTGAACCCATTTCTAGGGGAGTTGTTTGTTGGTAAATGGGAAAACAACactaataaagaaaaattcgGCGAAACTGTCTTATTAAGCGAACAAGTTTCTCATCATCCACCAATGACTGCATACACAATCTTTAACGACAAAAATAATGTCAGGCTACAAGGTTACAACCAAATTAAAGCTACCTTCTCAAAGACTTTGATGCTAGGTGTCAAACAATTCGGCCACACCATCTACGAACTAGGTGGTGATATCGATgaacaatatttaattacGGTCCCTCCTTTACACATCGAAGGTATCTTGGCTGCATCTCCATTCGTCGAATTGGAAGGTAAAACGTTCATCCAATCTAGTACAGGTTATTTAGCAGTGATCGAATTCTCAGGTAGAGGCTATTTCTCCGGTAAGAAGAACACATTCAAAGCGAGAATCTACAACGATTCTGTTTCctataaaaaaaataaagaaaatgctCTATACACAATATCCGGTCAATGGTCGGGAACCTCCACCATAGTGAAGAAATCTGAAACCACCTCAAGCAAAGATGAAGCTCCTGTATTCTATGATGCCAGCAGAGATCCAATCGACCCATTAACCGTCAAGCCATTAGAAAACCAACATCCTCTAGAAAGTAGAAAGGCTTGGAGCGTAGTTGCAGAGGCTGTTAAGTCTGGTGATTTCGATTTGATTGTCAAAACAAAGACAGAATTGGAAGATGCCCAAAGAGaattaagaaaagaagaagaagctAATGGCATAGAATGGAAAAGAAGATGGTTCCAAAGCGTCGACTATGCCGAAGGTGCCGATGAAGATAAAGCCATCATCCCAGATGATGACGATATTTTTGCAAAATTGGCTGAAAAAATACAACTATCAACTAAGAACGTTCCAAGTGGTACAATGGTCGGTGACAAAGAAGACAAGAAAGAAGGTCTTTCCTCACAACATTGGAGATTCAACAGAAATGCTTGGGATAacgaaaaagaaattgctTTATAAGCATGgatgaatttatttaataccCACTTCTTTTTTAGTTAATCTTCATACATgtatattaatgaaattgtaaaaattacaatgaaactataatttaatttaacatTTAATGCTTTAATCAAACCAAAATAGAGCTTTACGTGGCACAGTAACTTGTTTCAAGCCATACCCTTAACTATCCACAGAACtacatatatgtatatatgtattgTACCTaaattattcttttctCAAGATTATCTTACAGATactgataatattttattgtcGGCCCAAAGATTTTGAGGTGTAGTTTTCTACCGTATTCGTTTTCCAGGTATAAAATGAGTTGAACTTATTACAGAACTCATTGTATCATATAGACTCAGTAAACTCTCAAAAAAAGCCATTTGCTAGGACCAATATAAATCACTATCTCATGGTTACTGTTCGGTCATCAACACCTTGtgaatttgttatttatatcattcaaaattaattacCAGCGCACTAGTCACTGCGCACGGTGCCAgctgaaaaattttaatgaagtAAGaatgagatgagatgagatgagatgatgagatgagatgagttcacattaatgaaaatgatagtTACTTGATTGATGAAACTTCgttctttttttataaaacatTCTTATGGTTTTCTTGTTATGGTATCAACTATTTCATTGTCTTTTTTGTATTCGAAATAAGAGGAAGTTAGCAAGTTAAGTAACATACCGTTGGTcatatattgataaatatataaactttGTTAATTAAGAAATGGCTCCATCAACTTCCATGTCTAGACCATCTCAATATAAGCAATCTTCCCGTAAAGGTAAAAAAGCCTGGAGGAAGAACATCGACTTATCTGATATCGAAAAGGCTGTTGCTGAGAAGAATGAATTTGAGATTAGTCATGGTACCAAAGATCTTTCTGACTTGAAAGATGATACTCTTTTTGCTGTCGACACAGTTGGTAACACtgaattaaaagaaaaactgattaaaagaaaacaaataaagaaaaatctGAAGAGTAGAGAGATTTTGGATGCTATCCAAACTAACTCGAAAGTCCCAGCTCTAAATCATCCAAGATTCAATAAATCTTCCAATGAAAActcaaagaaaaataaaattcaagGTGTCtcaaagaaagaaattagTAGATTGATGGCTATGGCTGGTAGAGTTCAAGGTGAATCCGTTGCTAAAAATATGATGGCAAAAGACGGTTTAATCAAATCAGGAACTAATGATTTATGGGGAGATGAACCAAAAAAGAAGATCAGCTTACCATCAGGAATTGAATTggattcaaaattaaaggatCAAATACCAGAAGAACTTCTAAATCAATCTACCACAAGTTGGAGTAAACCTACCACCAAACCAGTGACAATGGATTTAGCTCCTATTCAAGTAAAAGAGTTCGCAGATATGCCTCACGCAGGTAAGTCATATAATCCAAATACCAAGGATTGggaaaatttaatttccaacgaatttgataaagaaaTGGTGAAGGAAGAAAAGAGAGTTGCTCTAGAAGAATATAGAGCTCGTATTTCTCATCTAATTGAGGTCTTagatgataatgaagaagaatctTCAGATGAAGACGAAAATGAGAACACTAAGGAAGTGTCTGCTGacgaagaagatgaagaagatttattaaaacttTCAGTAAATCCAGTTGTTagaaataagaaaaaaactAAACAGCAAAGAAACAAGGCAAAGAAACATCAAGAAAAAGTTAGATTAcaagaagaattaaaaaaattaagagAACAAGTTAGAAAGTtagaagatattgaatcaCTCAACGAGGATGTTGAAATCGATGATCAATTAAAGAACtctttgaaagaaaatgcTGTAAATGCTCCTAAAATgaacaaaagaaatagatTAGGTACTAAATATTCTGTGATTGAAGCTAGTGTTGATGTCAAGTTTAAAGATGAATTGTCTGACTCTTTAAGAAAATTGAGACCTGAAGGTAATCTTTTATATGATACTGTTAGAAAGCTACAAAGTACAGGTAAATTAGAAGCCCGTGTACGTAAAACAAGACCTCaaagaaagaataaaatCACTGAAAAATGGACTTACAaagatttcaaataattttgaattttgcattattttctagcattaaatttattaacattatGTTAGGTTAAGTTATcatttcaaaagaaattggtACTCTAGAACattcaatgaatatatatatatgtgcaTCTGTGATTATGAATATGCtttagaattgaaaaaagttcataatttcattatctttctatatttattctAACATAAGTATCTGTATATTAGCAAATTAAcaatcaatttttaaaggtgaattaaaaaaaatattgtgttttatgattttaattataagaaaaatatctatttattaattattaactttttcTGGTTAGCTTTGTTAGTAAATGATAAtcatttcattttatataacttCTAACCTTTTTTGCAGTTCCCTTCTCTCTTCTTCCCATACTTGTACTTTCATTAACTTTGCTTCTAACTCctcaatttcattatcaattgaCGAGATAGCTTCGTCAGTCCCTAATGTCTGAAGTGTCCAAGTTCCCTCCTTATCCTCTGATATTTCTAGTAGTAAATCATGATATTTAACCAAAGACGGTCTTTGTGAAATactgataaaattaaatctatatttttttaacattttgAATAAGTAATCTTCCATGTCAACAGAAATTGCATTTGTAGCTTCATCTAAAATAACAAATCTAGGCTTATGGAACAAAATCCTTGCAAAATTCATCCGTTGCTTTTCACCTCCACTTAAAACATCCTTCCAATCGAAGACTGCATCGAAGTATGACCAACCTTTAtctctttttaataaatattcgAGTTTGACATCAGCCAATATTTGGACCAATAATTTATCCTTTAAACCTCTATCAAAGAATTCATCAGAACCCATTGGGTAAATTATCTGATCCCTAAATGTACCTCCTTTACTAAAATAAGGTCTTTGAGGAATGCACATCAACTCATCTTCTGCGGGAATCGACATCAAACCATTTTTGTTGTAAATTGGCCAAATTTCAGCTATTATCCTTTGAATAGAACTTTTGCCGCAACTATTTGGTCCTAGAATTAACAAACTTGATCCTGGACCATATGAGAAAGGTAATGTCATATCATAAATCGAATTCTTATTTGAGATATTCAATTTAGATAATGACGTATTTAAGTCTtgtaatgaatttattttcatagAAGATATTGGTGCAATGAATGGAGGGATTTGGAAAGTCAATTTTTTGATCAATTTTGATCCTAATTGCCCCTTAGTAGAAGGAATTATGACGTCGATGTTTTCAAATCTTAAACCATTAAAGTTCTTTTGTATAGTACCTCTAATAACTGTGCTATCAGACGAATTAATTGAACTAGAAACTTTATCTGCtttcaaattaaatgatttcGATTGTGCCCCAGTTAAGTTCTCCATAGATCCAGTTCCATTCGAGCCCACAATATATGCACCATAGGCAAAGTCATTGGAGTGAACTCTATGTAAAGTACTAATCAGCGTGAAAATTCTATTAGTATAACCCGTTAATTGtgaaatatctttaattgaGTGCATTAATCTCGAACCTGCATCAGCTAATGATAACATTAGTCTTTTATTAACAATGAATTGTTTCATATTTTGTTCTTCAGAATTTATACCAGAAGCAATTGTAGTGAAAATAATTGGGAAAGATGCAAAAACATATCCTAGACCGGACCAtgtatatttcaaaatatatccTTCTatcatattataattaaatttacttttatCCATTATAAGCATCTTATccatcaaaatataatataattgttttaCTTTTGTTGTTTCTACATTAGTTCCTTGGtaaaatgatatttcttcacaattattaattaaatttaagtGATAGTTATAGTAATCACCATCTGACGCAGACATGTCACTTGCCAATCTGCCCAATGGTGGAGCAAATGCTCTTAAGATATATCCagtaacaaaataatttataaatataccAGCAACACCAATGGAGCCAATATTATCTCTAAGATAGACGgaaaagaatattaaatcaattacaGGTTTTGCAATATTAGCAAATATAGAAGTTGAAGCATCACAAAATTTTGCAATATCATTTGTAATggaattatcaatattttttataattgaagaatttgcattataatcaaagatgattttataaaaagataattttttatccAGATATAAATCATGAATATACCTTGTTAAATTCACTCTAAAATTTAAActtaattttctttgtaataatttaatagcAGCATTCGTATATGAAGCTGGAAATGCAATCAAAAACCAATAACCTATATCgacaataaaattttttaatcttCCAGAAATTATATCTCTAACAATTCTACCATCTAGTCTTGCAACCAATAAGGATAAATACGttcttaatattaaaaaaaatatttgtaagAATAGTAAAATCGAATTCTTATCAACAATAGTGggaattaaaatttttgataatacaCTCAATTGACTTaagaattttgaataaaacaattgagATTTTTTCAGCTTCCCCATTtcaacatttttaaataaaaatttatcatgttcaaataaatcttcATCTCTTGGAGgaatgaatattttcttaaaCGActgttttatattatttaaatttgtcCTTGCCATGCCACTAATGTTTCCTAATTTACTATTTAATGTAATATCCCTATTTGATCCGACCAAattcatattattatcttcatgTATGTACATAACCCTAGCACCTGTATCAAGCATCATTTGAGATCTTGTTCTTCTCAAAACCGGTTTACCATTTCTTCCATTACGTGAATATGAATTAACTATTAAATTCTTGAAAActtgaattattttataaccAGTGTATGAAACAGTAGTTGATAAAGTAATTCCTGACAAAATAATAGTTAATAGTATCATAATTGCTctatttcttaattttgGAGTACGAGTTGGTGATTTTATCACATCAACCAAATGCAATAGCAACGTCTTATAATAAGAACGGAAACTCAATAAACTATTACTACTAGTTGTAATATCAAACTCGATGCACCCTTGGTGCAGATTTATGAGCAGATCTTTCAGTTTCTTCCTTGAATCTGATTTACtcatgtatatatatcgTCTGTAAAGAAGTTTCTAATATGTTGCTATATCGAAGTCTTTACAACATAATTAGCcattacaaatatttttgttaaaaaagaataaaaccaaaagaataaataaaacttaaaagaagaaaatctTCTTCCTTATATACCATTTCCTTTTCAAGTTTTTTAACCGCCCATCTTTTATCCCCTTATTTTGAGAGTCATGCTTATCATCATCCTTTCACTGTGTGGGGGgtaaagttaaaaatacattttaccccaattttttttcattttctttaaatttttagcGAAGTATAAATAACAGGTAAATGATGACAGTTGTTCCTTTAAAAGAAGAGAGCGACAGAGAGATGATACGATGAGAACTGATGTGATTAGTTGGGATGGGATGGGATGGGATGGGATGGGATGGGATGGAGTGGAGTGTAATTTCtatgataatgatattagCTTAACTCCGGACGTCCGATAGTAGCAGCAATTTATGGGGATTGTATTAATTGATGGatcaataatttcatatACATCGCTATGTTATGCATGTGTTATCTATTAATCAACTCCTGTAATTATATATGGAAGATTAGAATGGTAGTTTTATATATGTCGGTCTGTATATATTGGCCATGGTGAGTAGAGTTCTAAAATCTATTTTTACGACTACGGCATAGATTCACTGGTATCTGTATCGTATTATGTTAAAGCATCTGTTTCAAAGCATCGATTAGATATGTATAACTAAACTACGTTTATATCAGTTTCTAGTATTGCACACTGCCCCTATAGTGTTTTTTCCTGTGGGAAAAAATGAAGCATTCGTATATTCGGAGAATGAGCCATCAAAGTagtcaaaaaaaatagactTTATTGAgatttatcattttaaGATATAAGGAAAGTGAAATTGTATTTTATAGCTGTAGTaaaatcttcttcttatttTGTGGGCAGAGTTGTTTGGTGGAAAAGAGCAAGGAGGAATAATCATTTCAGGTTCCAGGACACATTCACAAATCAATTATGTCGACTTCCCAGTTAAGAAATGGACCATCTCTATTTGAACCAATTGTTCCATCGATTGAGCCATTACaatttaaattgaaaattgatTCTGATAAAGCTGTTACCGCTTTCCCAATCTATAATGCAGGTGAAATACCTGAATCTCTTTTAGACTTCATGCATAATATGTTCAATGAGGAAATTTTAAGAGGCGATACGTATCCATATTTTAACGTCTTAActaaagaagaatttgttAATTACTGGTTTAGTTCCTTTACtgctattttattaaacaCGGATAACACTTCTCTTTTAGTCGATCTTGTTGCAAACAAAAGTGAAAAGGATGTCACCTATTGGAATGAAATGCTATTAGGTACATTTTACATCAAACCAAATTATAGTGGAAGATGCTCACACAATTGTAATGCTGGGTTCTTAGTAAACTATCATCAAAGAGGCCAAAAGATTGGTTACAGATTAGgtcaaatttatttacaatgGGGACATTTGCTGGGTTACAAATACTCTATATTCAATTTGGTCTTTGTAACTAATGTCGGCAGTTGGAAAATCTGGGATAAATTAGAATTCGACAGAATTGGTCTTGTTCCAAGAGCTGCTATCTTGAAAGGTTATGATGAACCAGTCGATGCTATAATTTACGGTAGAGATTTAACATCTGTTAAGGAAGAACtattaaatgatttttatAAAGTTTAAAGGAGAGTAACTACTGCCAATCAATTTGGATCAGTATATAGAAAAAATGTCACAATCTGTTTCTTCTCTGTGTCTTAACTTATAGATAGTATCTCTAATTTTTGCATATTTAAGGCTATTTCTTAACTAtgagaaaaagaattatgtAGATATAACCCAAtctcattttcaataactaGAACTGTTTATTAAACAACTAATTTACTTATTGCCTTCTCTTGCATTGTTGAATGCTTCAAGTAATCAGAGTTCTTCAATAATGTACAAACAAAACTGTACctaaattttattttatttttgatgaCAGGTTCATTAATTTGGAATCTggaataaaaattttctattattacGCGAAACTATTCATTAAacactatatatataaatattgaaattttatatatgacAAATATATcagatttatttttgaaagtaTTAATCAAAGCTCTGATAGTTTAAGATTACGAAGCTCAATTTCGTAGAGGTCCGGCACTTGAGATGGCTGTAGCTGAattgataaagaaatttGAAGAGATTTCTAAAGATGTCGAAGCAACTCAAGAAAATTTGGAAAAGGTAGTATGCGATGAGCAAACAGATGAAATTAGTGAAAATACTGAAAATTCCAACAgtaatgaagaaattaacaCATTTAATTGTGATGTTGATGAAGTTCCAACCAATAACATTAGTGAAGATTTAGGTGCTGATTTGAAGGGTGCTGAAGTagttgaaaatgataacaaACTTACAACGGAGGAACAAAATGCTATGGCACAGGAcataaaagaagaaattctTAACGCTGTAGCTCATGATTCATCTAATGTTGCTgacaaatttgaaaatgaaaatgaaatagtAACCAATGAGAATAATTCCCGTATAGGGAGAGATGAGCCATTTGAGTTTGGTAAACGTCAATTAACTGAATCATCTGATGTTTGGGATCACAATGCTTGGGATAATGTTGAATGGGGTGAAGACCAAGTAAAAGAAGCACAAGCTAAAATTGAACTTCAATACGAAAATCCTGTGTCTGATTTTGACAAAgctttatttaataaaaaccCTGCAAGATACTGggatatattttataaaaataataaagagaatttctttaaagATAGAAAGTGGTTACAGATCGAATTTCCAAGTTTGTACGCTGCAACTAAAAAAGATGCAGGTCCAGTCACTATATTTGAAATCGGTTGCGGTGCTGGCAATACCTTTTTCCCAATTTTAACTGAAAATGAGAATGAGCATTTGCGGATTATTGCTGCTGATTTTGCTCCAAAAGCTGTTGAATTAGTAAAATCTTCGGAACAATTCAATCCAAAGTATGGCCACGCTGCAGTTTGGGATTTAGCTAATTCTGACGGCGCTCTTCCTGATGGTGTTGAAGAACATTCTGTCGATATTGCTGTCAtgatttttgtttttagtGCATTAGCACCAAATCAATGGCAACAGGCATTGgataatttaaagaaagtATTAAAACCAGGTGGCAAAATTCTTTTTAGAGATTATGGTAGATACGATCTTGCGCAAGTAAGGTTTAAGAAGAATAGACTTCttgatgataatttttatGTAAGAGGTGATGGTACTAGAGTATATTTCTTCACAGAAGAAGAGTTAAGGGAGATTTTCACAAAGAAATactttattgaaaataagaTCGGAACTGATCGAAGATTGTTAGTCAATAGAAAAAgacaattgaaaatgtatCGTTGCTGGTTGCAAGCTGTCTTTGAAGTTCCAGAATAATTTCATTGCaccattttgaaaataaataaatataccCAGCAAAAAcctaataaatattttaaagcatataaatacatattttaagaatatcatttaatattatacaGTAATTTAATACTTTTAGATTCAAGtttttttcatatattttcGTGAATTCGTTAATAGAATTAATTGAactgattattattagatgagAAACATATAGATAAATGCAAAAATCCATCGAAGTTCAGAAATCTTTTATAaagttcaaatattaatatctCCAGTGGGATTATGACCCCATTACAAACACATTGTACTTCAGAACTATTCTtacttttgaatatttcaGGATATTCAGAATTCAAAACATTAAACACCGTCGGATGCCCATTATCAGCATCATGatcaattttaatgaacGGTAGTTTTTTCTGAAGGTTTGGATAATTCAAGTGAATAATCACAGGAACGTTTCTAGGATGTGACGGTCTTACCTTCATAGCGAGATCATTAAAATCAGAcaaatttcttttctttacGCTATCCCAAAATTTTTGCCAATCCTTCATTGAAAAGGACATTACCTTCTTTGAAGATCCATTAAGTATATAACAAGCTTGTTTCCACTGATGCATCCAATAGCGTCTTATTTGTTCTTCCTCGTCGATTATCGGTATGAGACCATTTGGTATCTTAGTACCGCAATGCAATTCTAACTTCCAAATATTCAAGTGATCATTTCTATCTAATAAAATCTCTTCTCTATCATTTGGCATTATATTAGTCATAGTATCATATAAAGCACCTATGGGAAAATTCCAATACAAGGGAACATTTTCATATTCGAACCAAAAGAAGCAGTCTTTATTCGACTcgtttatatttaaattgagATAATTCCGAAATCGTTTCAGTATAACTTTCAtataaaatacaatataaCAATCCCTTGGTACTCTTATATTCGTTATTATTGGATCTTTCAGATGATTCACCACCATCGCTGATGGATGTAACGatatttgtaaatttaACCCACCATTCCAAACGAGCTCACGTATTTCATCCATACCAGGATAACTTCAGTAGCAACTCTTATTATAACACCATTTAGTGATCCATATCACCTCAGTATTTAACTAATTACAAAGTTAACAGTTATTTACACTTTTGTGTATTTGTAGTAtttaaaatgatatatatatatatatatatatatatatattttttcagttAATAAAACCGCTAAGTGATGCCAAGCTTCCTTAAGTGTAATAAGGTAAAACTTAAATTCTACATAcctaaaataaaataatctaTAACAGTATCCTCATTAGGTACCCCaaattgattaataaaatactaTTATATCATTGATATCTAGTccattttattaattatcGATGGAGTAATGTCAAATTTCAACGCACGACCTATCAGTAACATCTTTCCCATACCAGACAACCCATTCTTCAGAATACTTTTTATGGAATTCGGAATATGGATCATCATATGCTTTCATGGCATCCATAGCTGCTTTGATGTTATAATATGAAATAGAAAGACATACTTTTCTTGACACAATTGGCGTTATATCTACAATATTGCcgaattgaaagaaatcTTTTCGTACTTCTTCGATATCAAAATAATCTATCAGAAATTCTTTTGAGACCTGCTCTTGCTTTTCTGtagttttattatatcGTTTCATAATCAAAGTCCTTGAgatattattgtttattgtGCTATCGAATGCCTTATTGGAATTCAATAAGTTATTATTCGAGCCAGGTTCAGAATAGAGTCGTTTACCATTaatatgaaataaatgTGTTCTACTGTATCTTAAAAAGTTGGTAGCATCAgcttttttcaaaaaaacaaGTTCCATATCTTGATTTCTTGATCTACTTTCATCATGcttaattaattttaatgattctaATGGACCCCCGTATATTTGAGATATAATACT comes from Tetrapisispora phaffii CBS 4417 chromosome 4, complete genome and encodes:
- the ABP140 gene encoding tRNA(Thr) (cytosine(32)-N(3))-methyltransferase (similar to Saccharomyces cerevisiae ABP140 (YOR239W); ancestral locus Anc_8.665): MAVAELIKKFEEISKDVEATQENLEKVVCDEQTDEISENTENSNSNEEINTFNCDVDEVPTNNISEDLGADLKGAEVVENDNKLTTEEQNAMAQDIKEEILNAVAHDSSNVADKFENENEIVTNENNSRIGRDEPFEFGKRQLTESSDVWDHNAWDNVEWGEDQVKEAQAKIELQYENPVSDFDKALFNKNPARYWDIFYKNNKENFFKDRKWLQIEFPSLYAATKKDAGPVTIFEIGCGAGNTFFPILTENENEHLRIIAADFAPKAVELVKSSEQFNPKYGHAAVWDLANSDGALPDGVEEHSVDIAVMIFVFSALAPNQWQQALDNLKKVLKPGGKILFRDYGRYDLAQVRFKKNRLLDDNFYVRGDGTRVYFFTEEELREIFTKKYFIENKIGTDRRLLVNRKRQLKMYRCWLQAVFEVPE
- the ATG5 gene encoding Atg5p (similar to Saccharomyces cerevisiae ATG5 (YPL149W); ancestral locus Anc_8.666), producing MDEIRELVWNGGLNLQISLHPSAMVVNHLKDPIITNIRVPRDCYIVFYMKVILKRFRNYLNLNINESNKDCFFWFEYENVPLYWNFPIGALYDTMTNIMPNDREEILLDRNDHLNIWKLELHCGTKIPNGLIPIIDEEEQIRRYWMHQWKQACYILNGSSKKVMSFSMKDWQKFWDSVKKRNLSDFNDLAMKVRPSHPRNVPVIIHLNYPNLQKKLPFIKIDHDADNGHPTVFNVLNSEYPEIFKSKNSSEVQCVCNGVIIPLEILIFELYKRFLNFDGFLHLSICFSSNNNQFN
- the SSP2 gene encoding Ssp2p (similar to Saccharomyces cerevisiae SSP2 (YOR242C); ancestral locus Anc_8.670) translates to MLTYSYNLYPNNFSSDNRSNDITNFRGINNRNYELSNVSTTKFNFLNNAKNYELIGFRRLAKNYLGRTSRHLRRKPSTNFRNNYRIDRAKQESNIVPSIVYFESRQDEEGNVENKNAINIPNLYKSKPVDSQLSSLSSDSQSPLSSPVGQYKTSLDSSINPTRVIYIRDIPSNVSMKSIISQIYGGPLESLKLIKHDESRSRNQDMELVFLKKADATNFLRYSRTHLFHINGKRLYSEPGSNNNLLNSNKAFDSTINNNISRTLIMKRYNKTTEKQEQVSKEFLIDYFDIEEVRKDFFQFGNIVDITPIVSRKVCLSISYYNIKAAMDAMKAYDDPYSEFHKKYSEEWVVWYGKDVTDRSCVEI